A single genomic interval of Epinephelus fuscoguttatus linkage group LG22, E.fuscoguttatus.final_Chr_v1 harbors:
- the hcls1 gene encoding src substrate protein p85-like isoform X3, with product MWKSVVGHSVSMKVAAEGDDWETDPDFENDVSEQEQRWGAKTIEGSGRKEHISVAELRSKVVGEHEQVKQKEQTPKASYGYGGKFGVEKDRMDKAALGHDYVAQVEQHSSQKDAAKGFGGKFGVQKDRVDKSALGFEYKGEVQQHASQKDYSKGFGGKYGVEKEKVDKAALGYDYKGQTEKHQSQKDYSKGFGGKYGVEKEKVDKAALGYDYKGETEKHQSQKDYSKGFGGKFGVEKEKVDKAALGYDYKGETEKHQSQKDYSAGFGGRYGVQEDRMDKSAAGFSDIDSPTSAYEKTQPIEACSSGAGKLKARFENMAKASDEESKKKAEEEKVRRQARESREREAAKRRQEEESRRQEEIRPPPVPNVAPDVEPDVEYEMPPEEFPQHMPQIQETPEPQPESEEEPEYDEPPALPPRSDDFLELDAPPPLPSRSADVEEDEGEDEAEYEELVEPPPPAPQADDNDYEDLTSGQTAVAIYDYEGEADDEISFNPDDIITNIEMIDEGWWKGYCHGRVGLFPAAYVQLQ from the exons ATGTGGAAGTCAGTCGTGGGCCACAGTGTGAGCATGAAGGTGGCTGCAGAGGGCGACGACTGGGAGACAGACCCTGATTTTGAG AATGACGTATCAGAGCAGGAGCAGAGGTGGGGAGCCAAGACCATTGAGGGTTCAGGACGTAAAGAGCACATCAG TGTTGCAGAGCTCAGAAGCAAAGTGGTTGGGGAGCACGAGCAGGTGAAGCAGAAGGAACAGACTCCCAAAGCCTCGTACGGATATGGAGGGAAGTTTGGAGTCGAAAAAGACCGAATGGACAAG GCGGCTCTGGGGCACGACTATGTGGCACAGGTCGAGCAGCACTCCTCTCAGAAAGATGCAGCGAAAGGGTTCGGTGGGAAATTTGGTGTTCAGAAAGACCGAGTGGACAAG TCCGCCCTGGGCTTTGAATACAAAGGAGAGGTGCAGCAACATGCATCTCAGAAAG ATTACTCAAAGGGCTTTGGAGGAAAATACGGAGTGGAGAAGGAGAAAGTAGATAAGGCCGCTTTGGGATATGACTATAAAGGACAAACAGAGAAGCACCAGTCACAAAAAG ACTACTCTAAGGGATTCGGAGGGAAGTACGGTGTAGAAAAGGAGAAGGTGGACAAAGCTGCTTTGGGGTACGACTAcaaaggggagacagagaagcACCAGTCGCAGAAAG ATTATTCGAAGGGATTTGGAGGGAAGTTTGGTGTCGAGAAGGAAAAGGTGGATAAAGCTGCGTTGGGTTACGATTATAAGGGCGAGACGGAGAAACATCAGTCACAGAAAG ATTATTCAGCAGGTTTCGGAGGTCGTTATGGAGTTCAGGAAGATCGCATGGATAAG AGTGCAGCCGGCTTCTCTGACATTGACTCTCCAACCTCAGCATATGAAAAGACACAACCAATAGAGGCCT GTAGTTCAGGTGCAGGAAAGCTGAAGGCCCGTTTTGAGAACATGGCCAAAGCGTCAGATGAAGAGAGCAAGAAGAAggcagaagaagagaaagtgaGGAGACAAGCCAGGGAGAGCAGAGAGCGAGAGGCGGCCAAACGCAGACAAGAG gaggagagcagaagaCAGGAGGAAATCCGTCCACCACCTGTTCCAAATGTGGCTCCAGATGTGGAACCAGATGTGGAGTACGAAATGCCACCAGAAGAATTCCCCCAGCACATGCCACAGATACAAGAAACACCGGAGCCACAGCCAGAGTCTGAG GAGGAACCAGAATACGACGAGCCCCCGGCCTTGCCTCCACGCTCAGATGATTTCCTTGAGCTCGATGCTCCTCCCCCTCTACCCAGCAGGTCAGCAGATGTGGAGGAGGACGAAGGAGAGGACGAAGCAGAGTACGAGGAACTTGTTGAGCCGCCTCCTCCTGCACCGCAAG CTGACGATAACGACTATGAGGACCTGACGTCTGGTCAGACGGCAGTAGCGATTTACGACTACGAAGGAG AGGCTGACGACGAGATCTCCTTCAACCcggatgacatcatcaccaaCATAGAGATGATTGACGAGGGCTGGTGGAAGGGATATTGTCACGGACGTGTCGGTCTTTTCCCGGCCGCTTACGTTCAGCTGCAGTGA
- the hcls1 gene encoding src substrate protein p85-like isoform X2: MWKSVVGHSVSMKVAAEGDDWETDPDFENDVSEQEQRWGAKTIEGSGRKEHISVAELRSKVVGEHEQVKQKEQTPKASYGYGGKFGVEKDRMDKAALGHDYVAQVEQHSSQKDAAKGFGGKFGVQKDRVDKSALGFEYKGEVQQHASQKDYSKGFGGKYGVEKEKVDKAALGYDYKGQTEKHQSQKDYSKGFGGKYGVEKEKVDKAALGYDYKGETEKHQSQKGTLKSKHLSVLTPFCSTSDFFILLFTSHSDYSKGFGGKFGVEKEKVDKAALGYDYKGETEKHQSQKDYSAGFGGRYGVQEDRMDKSAAGFSDIDSPTSAYEKTQPIEACSSGAGKLKARFENMAKASDEESKKKAEEEKVRRQARESREREAAKRRQEEESRRQEEIRPPPVPNVAPDVEPDVEYEMPPEEFPQHMPQIQETPEPQPESEEEPEYDEPPALPPRSDDFLELDAPPPLPSRSADVEEDEGEDEAEYEELVEPPPPAPQADDNDYEDLTSGQTAVAIYDYEGEADDEISFNPDDIITNIEMIDEGWWKGYCHGRVGLFPAAYVQLQ, encoded by the exons ATGTGGAAGTCAGTCGTGGGCCACAGTGTGAGCATGAAGGTGGCTGCAGAGGGCGACGACTGGGAGACAGACCCTGATTTTGAG AATGACGTATCAGAGCAGGAGCAGAGGTGGGGAGCCAAGACCATTGAGGGTTCAGGACGTAAAGAGCACATCAG TGTTGCAGAGCTCAGAAGCAAAGTGGTTGGGGAGCACGAGCAGGTGAAGCAGAAGGAACAGACTCCCAAAGCCTCGTACGGATATGGAGGGAAGTTTGGAGTCGAAAAAGACCGAATGGACAAG GCGGCTCTGGGGCACGACTATGTGGCACAGGTCGAGCAGCACTCCTCTCAGAAAGATGCAGCGAAAGGGTTCGGTGGGAAATTTGGTGTTCAGAAAGACCGAGTGGACAAG TCCGCCCTGGGCTTTGAATACAAAGGAGAGGTGCAGCAACATGCATCTCAGAAAG ATTACTCAAAGGGCTTTGGAGGAAAATACGGAGTGGAGAAGGAGAAAGTAGATAAGGCCGCTTTGGGATATGACTATAAAGGACAAACAGAGAAGCACCAGTCACAAAAAG ACTACTCTAAGGGATTCGGAGGGAAGTACGGTGTAGAAAAGGAGAAGGTGGACAAAGCTGCTTTGGGGTACGACTAcaaaggggagacagagaagcACCAGTCGCAGAAAGGTACGTTAAAGTCGAAGCATTTGTCAGTTTTAACACCTTTTTGCTCAACATCTGATTTCTTTATTCTGTTATTCACTTCGCATTCAGATTATTCGAAGGGATTTGGAGGGAAGTTTGGTGTCGAGAAGGAAAAGGTGGATAAAGCTGCGTTGGGTTACGATTATAAGGGCGAGACGGAGAAACATCAGTCACAGAAAG ATTATTCAGCAGGTTTCGGAGGTCGTTATGGAGTTCAGGAAGATCGCATGGATAAG AGTGCAGCCGGCTTCTCTGACATTGACTCTCCAACCTCAGCATATGAAAAGACACAACCAATAGAGGCCT GTAGTTCAGGTGCAGGAAAGCTGAAGGCCCGTTTTGAGAACATGGCCAAAGCGTCAGATGAAGAGAGCAAGAAGAAggcagaagaagagaaagtgaGGAGACAAGCCAGGGAGAGCAGAGAGCGAGAGGCGGCCAAACGCAGACAAGAG gaggagagcagaagaCAGGAGGAAATCCGTCCACCACCTGTTCCAAATGTGGCTCCAGATGTGGAACCAGATGTGGAGTACGAAATGCCACCAGAAGAATTCCCCCAGCACATGCCACAGATACAAGAAACACCGGAGCCACAGCCAGAGTCTGAG GAGGAACCAGAATACGACGAGCCCCCGGCCTTGCCTCCACGCTCAGATGATTTCCTTGAGCTCGATGCTCCTCCCCCTCTACCCAGCAGGTCAGCAGATGTGGAGGAGGACGAAGGAGAGGACGAAGCAGAGTACGAGGAACTTGTTGAGCCGCCTCCTCCTGCACCGCAAG CTGACGATAACGACTATGAGGACCTGACGTCTGGTCAGACGGCAGTAGCGATTTACGACTACGAAGGAG AGGCTGACGACGAGATCTCCTTCAACCcggatgacatcatcaccaaCATAGAGATGATTGACGAGGGCTGGTGGAAGGGATATTGTCACGGACGTGTCGGTCTTTTCCCGGCCGCTTACGTTCAGCTGCAGTGA
- the hcls1 gene encoding src substrate protein p85-like isoform X1 — protein sequence MWKSVVGHSVSMKVAAEGDDWETDPDFENDVSEQEQRWGAKTIEGSGRKEHISVAELRSKVVGEHEQVKQKEQTPKASYGYGGKFGVEKDRMDKAALGHDYVAQVEQHSSQKDAAKGFGGKFGVQKDRVDKSALGFEYKGEVQQHASQKGKSPVIHLLTYSTIFPFWKLPPNRILLKIQMFLDYSKGFGGKYGVEKEKVDKAALGYDYKGQTEKHQSQKDYSKGFGGKYGVEKEKVDKAALGYDYKGETEKHQSQKDYSKGFGGKFGVEKEKVDKAALGYDYKGETEKHQSQKDYSAGFGGRYGVQEDRMDKSAAGFSDIDSPTSAYEKTQPIEACSSGAGKLKARFENMAKASDEESKKKAEEEKVRRQARESREREAAKRRQEEESRRQEEIRPPPVPNVAPDVEPDVEYEMPPEEFPQHMPQIQETPEPQPESEEEPEYDEPPALPPRSDDFLELDAPPPLPSRSADVEEDEGEDEAEYEELVEPPPPAPQADDNDYEDLTSGQTAVAIYDYEGEADDEISFNPDDIITNIEMIDEGWWKGYCHGRVGLFPAAYVQLQ from the exons ATGTGGAAGTCAGTCGTGGGCCACAGTGTGAGCATGAAGGTGGCTGCAGAGGGCGACGACTGGGAGACAGACCCTGATTTTGAG AATGACGTATCAGAGCAGGAGCAGAGGTGGGGAGCCAAGACCATTGAGGGTTCAGGACGTAAAGAGCACATCAG TGTTGCAGAGCTCAGAAGCAAAGTGGTTGGGGAGCACGAGCAGGTGAAGCAGAAGGAACAGACTCCCAAAGCCTCGTACGGATATGGAGGGAAGTTTGGAGTCGAAAAAGACCGAATGGACAAG GCGGCTCTGGGGCACGACTATGTGGCACAGGTCGAGCAGCACTCCTCTCAGAAAGATGCAGCGAAAGGGTTCGGTGGGAAATTTGGTGTTCAGAAAGACCGAGTGGACAAG TCCGCCCTGGGCTTTGAATACAAAGGAGAGGTGCAGCAACATGCATCTCAGAAAGGTAAGTCACCTGTCATCCACCTTCTCACTtacagtacaatatttcccttttGGAAGTTGCCACCTAACAGAATTTTACTTAAAATCCAAATGTTTTTAGATTACTCAAAGGGCTTTGGAGGAAAATACGGAGTGGAGAAGGAGAAAGTAGATAAGGCCGCTTTGGGATATGACTATAAAGGACAAACAGAGAAGCACCAGTCACAAAAAG ACTACTCTAAGGGATTCGGAGGGAAGTACGGTGTAGAAAAGGAGAAGGTGGACAAAGCTGCTTTGGGGTACGACTAcaaaggggagacagagaagcACCAGTCGCAGAAAG ATTATTCGAAGGGATTTGGAGGGAAGTTTGGTGTCGAGAAGGAAAAGGTGGATAAAGCTGCGTTGGGTTACGATTATAAGGGCGAGACGGAGAAACATCAGTCACAGAAAG ATTATTCAGCAGGTTTCGGAGGTCGTTATGGAGTTCAGGAAGATCGCATGGATAAG AGTGCAGCCGGCTTCTCTGACATTGACTCTCCAACCTCAGCATATGAAAAGACACAACCAATAGAGGCCT GTAGTTCAGGTGCAGGAAAGCTGAAGGCCCGTTTTGAGAACATGGCCAAAGCGTCAGATGAAGAGAGCAAGAAGAAggcagaagaagagaaagtgaGGAGACAAGCCAGGGAGAGCAGAGAGCGAGAGGCGGCCAAACGCAGACAAGAG gaggagagcagaagaCAGGAGGAAATCCGTCCACCACCTGTTCCAAATGTGGCTCCAGATGTGGAACCAGATGTGGAGTACGAAATGCCACCAGAAGAATTCCCCCAGCACATGCCACAGATACAAGAAACACCGGAGCCACAGCCAGAGTCTGAG GAGGAACCAGAATACGACGAGCCCCCGGCCTTGCCTCCACGCTCAGATGATTTCCTTGAGCTCGATGCTCCTCCCCCTCTACCCAGCAGGTCAGCAGATGTGGAGGAGGACGAAGGAGAGGACGAAGCAGAGTACGAGGAACTTGTTGAGCCGCCTCCTCCTGCACCGCAAG CTGACGATAACGACTATGAGGACCTGACGTCTGGTCAGACGGCAGTAGCGATTTACGACTACGAAGGAG AGGCTGACGACGAGATCTCCTTCAACCcggatgacatcatcaccaaCATAGAGATGATTGACGAGGGCTGGTGGAAGGGATATTGTCACGGACGTGTCGGTCTTTTCCCGGCCGCTTACGTTCAGCTGCAGTGA
- the llph gene encoding protein LLP homolog, whose protein sequence is MAKSLRSKWKRKMRAEKRKKNAPKELARLKQALSLDKKGEAVMTDMQEIATVVPADKIKKQTDVDMGEVEGDEGKMDMDSKRNKKTLLDENGQYPVWMNQRQAKKLKGKRMGKKGGQGKKKKGIAW, encoded by the exons ATGGCAAAAAGCCTCCGGAGCAAATGGAAGAGGAAGATGCGtgcagagaagaggaaaaagaacGCCCCCAAGGAGCTGGCCCGTCTGAAACAAGCTCTGAGTTTGGATAAGAAAGGAGAAGCCGTCATGACGGACATGCAGGAGATCGCCACTGTGGTGCCAGCTGACAAGATCAAGAAGCAGACGGATGTGGATATGGGCGAGGTAGAGGGGGATG AGGGGAAGATGGATATGGACAGCAAGCGCAACAAGAAAACCCTGCTGGATGAAAACGGTCAGTACCCTGTGTGGATGAATCAGCGACAGGCCAAGAAACTGAAAGGCAAACGGATGGGTAAGAAAGGCGGCCAGggcaagaagaagaaggggaTCGCCTGGTGA
- the pex26 gene encoding peroxisome assembly protein 26 isoform X1: MSRCSTSLAPARSFVSVCSPQLSSSLAHMSSMLDTAAEQMMVHKDFQAAFDTCERGLESLANMEQEDNRCGEFKAGFCIVGIQALAELNQWQGVLPWVLQQYEHQEKIPAKIMQMCILLYSKVGEPAAMQEAARVWLHCPSNSRVTGFGTVAELYLLHVLVPLGHRDEALELIVGEVGSSAFTEDQRQTALDVLEEKERQNQDLPLNPIISPDSGITAHPVSTQGSLIHKLTAMVRFLYRKAMVTGSGSFPLRRVFLAAVLLYMLFIRMDPALPSSFMWISKLLELLRQMWRAMFAPYYQSLTQSKGL; encoded by the exons ATGAGCCGCTGCTCCACCAGCCTGGCTCCTGCTCGCAGCTTCGTCTCAGTCTGCAGCCCGCAGCTCTCCTCCTCTTTAGCACACATGTCCAGCATGTTGGACACCGCTGCAGAGCAAATGATGGTCCACAAAGACTTCCAGGCAGCTTTTGATACGTGTGAAAGAGGCTTGGAGAGCCTCGCCAACATGGAGCAGGAGGACAACAG ATGTGGAGAGTTTAAAGCTGGCTTCTGCATCGTAGGGATTCAAGCTCTGGCTGAGCTTAATCAGTGGCAGGGTGTCCTGCCATGGGTCCTTCAGCAGTACGAGCACCAGGAGAAGATACCAGCTAAAATAATGCAGATGTG CATACTTCTTTACTCCAAGGTGGGAGAACCTGCCGCGATGCAGGAGGCAGCCAGAGTTTGGTTACACTGCCCATCCAACAGCAGAGTAACAGGCTTTGGTACGGTGGCGGAGCTTTACCTGCTGCACGTCCTCGTGCCTCTTGGACACAGAGATGAAGCTCTGGAGCTGATTGTTGGTGAGGTTGGAAGCAGTGCGTTCACAGAAGACCAGAGGCAGACGGCACTGGATGTTCTAGAGGAAAAAGAGCGACAGAATCAGGATCTGCCTCTAAATCCTATAATCAGTCCAGACTCTGGCATCACTGCACACCCTGTCTCAACTCAAG GATCATTGATTCATAAACTTACAGCCATGGTCAGGTTTTTGTACAGAAAAGCGATGGTGACCGGCTCCGGCTCATTTCCCCTGCGGAGAGTCTTCCTGGCTGCCGTCCTTCTCTACATGCTTTTTATTCGAATGGATCCAG CTCTTCCGTCTTCATTCATGTGGATTTCCAAACTTCTCGAACTGCTCAGACAGATGTGGAGAGCCATGTTTGCACCGTACTATCAGAGTCTCACTCAGAGCAAAGGACTGTAA
- the pex26 gene encoding peroxisome assembly protein 26 isoform X2, producing the protein MSSMLDTAAEQMMVHKDFQAAFDTCERGLESLANMEQEDNRCGEFKAGFCIVGIQALAELNQWQGVLPWVLQQYEHQEKIPAKIMQMCILLYSKVGEPAAMQEAARVWLHCPSNSRVTGFGTVAELYLLHVLVPLGHRDEALELIVGEVGSSAFTEDQRQTALDVLEEKERQNQDLPLNPIISPDSGITAHPVSTQGSLIHKLTAMVRFLYRKAMVTGSGSFPLRRVFLAAVLLYMLFIRMDPALPSSFMWISKLLELLRQMWRAMFAPYYQSLTQSKGL; encoded by the exons ATGTCCAGCATGTTGGACACCGCTGCAGAGCAAATGATGGTCCACAAAGACTTCCAGGCAGCTTTTGATACGTGTGAAAGAGGCTTGGAGAGCCTCGCCAACATGGAGCAGGAGGACAACAG ATGTGGAGAGTTTAAAGCTGGCTTCTGCATCGTAGGGATTCAAGCTCTGGCTGAGCTTAATCAGTGGCAGGGTGTCCTGCCATGGGTCCTTCAGCAGTACGAGCACCAGGAGAAGATACCAGCTAAAATAATGCAGATGTG CATACTTCTTTACTCCAAGGTGGGAGAACCTGCCGCGATGCAGGAGGCAGCCAGAGTTTGGTTACACTGCCCATCCAACAGCAGAGTAACAGGCTTTGGTACGGTGGCGGAGCTTTACCTGCTGCACGTCCTCGTGCCTCTTGGACACAGAGATGAAGCTCTGGAGCTGATTGTTGGTGAGGTTGGAAGCAGTGCGTTCACAGAAGACCAGAGGCAGACGGCACTGGATGTTCTAGAGGAAAAAGAGCGACAGAATCAGGATCTGCCTCTAAATCCTATAATCAGTCCAGACTCTGGCATCACTGCACACCCTGTCTCAACTCAAG GATCATTGATTCATAAACTTACAGCCATGGTCAGGTTTTTGTACAGAAAAGCGATGGTGACCGGCTCCGGCTCATTTCCCCTGCGGAGAGTCTTCCTGGCTGCCGTCCTTCTCTACATGCTTTTTATTCGAATGGATCCAG CTCTTCCGTCTTCATTCATGTGGATTTCCAAACTTCTCGAACTGCTCAGACAGATGTGGAGAGCCATGTTTGCACCGTACTATCAGAGTCTCACTCAGAGCAAAGGACTGTAA
- the usp18 gene encoding ubl carboxyl-terminal hydrolase 18 isoform X1 — protein sequence MYARFCSSFSFLSIAEHCHRMRGLPNYHLSCCVNTLLQTFAATWEIGDILDRWEAAGGKGDGQNVPLQLKRVLAAMNSDCPQPVPHRDFLHSLDRNCVRLNTQHDADEVFLAILNLIQQQMDDKSLALQIQSLFKISEETHLQCLECNSVQTLASYRLSLSLCVKEDHDSLEGCMTSFFEHQELTGINCCYCAQCERKTSSKRGVKLLSLPPIVCVHLKRFRNCRGNTRKLDCRVTFPETFDFSETLREAFSSDFAQNDCKYTLHAVVVHSGYAMCGHYTAYVRHRRNQSWYYADDSHTRQASWEEVQTTYGGQYSGTAYMLMYRRGAQEERRQPELSG from the exons ATGTATGCGAGGTTCTGCAGCAGTTTCTCATTCCTCAGTATAGCAGAGCACTGTCACA GAATGAGAGGCCTGCCCAACTACCACCTGTCCTGCTGTGTCAACACTCTGCTGCAGACCTTCGCTGCTACCTGGGAGATAGGAGACATACTTGACAG GTGGGAAGCAGCTGGTGGGAAAGGGGATGGTCAGAACGTCCCCCTGCAGCTCAAGAGAGTTCTCGCAGCCATGAACAGCGACTGCCCTCAGCCTGTTCCCCATCGTGACTTCCTCCACTCTCTGGACAGGAACTGCGTTCGAC TTAATACGCAGCATGACGCTGACGAGGTGTTCCTCGCCATCCTGAACTTGATACAGCAGCAGATGGACGATAAATCTCTG GCTCTTCAAATCCAGAGTCTGTTCAAGATTTCTGAGGAGACACACCTGCAGTGTTTGGAGTGTAACTCTGTCCAGACTCTGGCCAGCTACAGGCTCAgcttgtctctgtgtgtaaaggAAGACCACGACTCTCTG GAAGGCTGCATGACCTCCTTCTTTGAGCATCAGGAGCTAACGGGTATAAACTGCTGCTATTGTGCACAATGTGAAAGGAAGACTTCATCCAAACGG GGTGTCAaactgctctccctgcctccaATCGTGTGCGTGCACCTGAAAAGGTTTCGGAATTGCCGTGGTAACACCCGAAAGCTTGACTGTAGGGTTACCTTCCCAGAAACCTTTGACTTCTCTGAGACTCTTAGAGAAGCCTTTTCCTCGGACTTTGCCCAG AATGACTGCAAGTACACTTTGCACGCAGTGGTGGTGCACTCTGGATATGCAATGTGTGGGCACTATACTGCCTACGTTCGTCACAGACGGAACCAGAGCTGGTACTATGCAGATGACAGCCACACAAGACAG GCCTCCTGGGAAGAAGTGCAGACAACATATGGAGGACAGTACAG TGGCACAGCATACATGTTGATGTACAGAAGAGGTGCGCAAGAGGAAAGACGACAGCCTGAACTCTCCGGCTGA
- the usp18 gene encoding ubl carboxyl-terminal hydrolase 18 isoform X2, whose product MRGLPNYHLSCCVNTLLQTFAATWEIGDILDRWEAAGGKGDGQNVPLQLKRVLAAMNSDCPQPVPHRDFLHSLDRNCVRLNTQHDADEVFLAILNLIQQQMDDKSLALQIQSLFKISEETHLQCLECNSVQTLASYRLSLSLCVKEDHDSLEGCMTSFFEHQELTGINCCYCAQCERKTSSKRGVKLLSLPPIVCVHLKRFRNCRGNTRKLDCRVTFPETFDFSETLREAFSSDFAQNDCKYTLHAVVVHSGYAMCGHYTAYVRHRRNQSWYYADDSHTRQASWEEVQTTYGGQYSGTAYMLMYRRGAQEERRQPELSG is encoded by the exons ATGAGAGGCCTGCCCAACTACCACCTGTCCTGCTGTGTCAACACTCTGCTGCAGACCTTCGCTGCTACCTGGGAGATAGGAGACATACTTGACAG GTGGGAAGCAGCTGGTGGGAAAGGGGATGGTCAGAACGTCCCCCTGCAGCTCAAGAGAGTTCTCGCAGCCATGAACAGCGACTGCCCTCAGCCTGTTCCCCATCGTGACTTCCTCCACTCTCTGGACAGGAACTGCGTTCGAC TTAATACGCAGCATGACGCTGACGAGGTGTTCCTCGCCATCCTGAACTTGATACAGCAGCAGATGGACGATAAATCTCTG GCTCTTCAAATCCAGAGTCTGTTCAAGATTTCTGAGGAGACACACCTGCAGTGTTTGGAGTGTAACTCTGTCCAGACTCTGGCCAGCTACAGGCTCAgcttgtctctgtgtgtaaaggAAGACCACGACTCTCTG GAAGGCTGCATGACCTCCTTCTTTGAGCATCAGGAGCTAACGGGTATAAACTGCTGCTATTGTGCACAATGTGAAAGGAAGACTTCATCCAAACGG GGTGTCAaactgctctccctgcctccaATCGTGTGCGTGCACCTGAAAAGGTTTCGGAATTGCCGTGGTAACACCCGAAAGCTTGACTGTAGGGTTACCTTCCCAGAAACCTTTGACTTCTCTGAGACTCTTAGAGAAGCCTTTTCCTCGGACTTTGCCCAG AATGACTGCAAGTACACTTTGCACGCAGTGGTGGTGCACTCTGGATATGCAATGTGTGGGCACTATACTGCCTACGTTCGTCACAGACGGAACCAGAGCTGGTACTATGCAGATGACAGCCACACAAGACAG GCCTCCTGGGAAGAAGTGCAGACAACATATGGAGGACAGTACAG TGGCACAGCATACATGTTGATGTACAGAAGAGGTGCGCAAGAGGAAAGACGACAGCCTGAACTCTCCGGCTGA